Proteins from one Paraburkholderia sp. BL10I2N1 genomic window:
- a CDS encoding response regulator transcription factor — protein MRILLIEDDTRASQFLARGLSESGLIVDTVADGATGLAYAREGIYDVIVTDRRLPALDGVALVQQLRAGGDTTPVLMLSAVGGLNERVEAIRAGCDDYLVKPYAFVEVLARIEALARRADRSRMSERLECADLVLDTRARTASRGGRDLRLQHREFLLLECLARREGQVVTRSMLLEAAWNYDFEPRGNIIDMHMHRLRAKVDRDFPVALIHTVVGAGYVLNPAP, from the coding sequence ATGCGAATCCTGCTGATCGAAGACGATACGCGCGCGAGCCAGTTTCTGGCGCGTGGCCTGAGCGAGAGCGGTCTGATTGTCGACACCGTAGCCGACGGTGCGACCGGGCTCGCCTATGCGCGCGAGGGCATCTACGACGTGATTGTGACTGATCGGCGCTTGCCGGCGCTCGACGGCGTGGCACTCGTCCAGCAGTTGCGCGCCGGTGGGGATACGACGCCGGTGCTGATGCTGTCGGCGGTCGGTGGCCTGAACGAACGCGTGGAGGCGATTCGCGCAGGTTGCGACGACTATCTCGTCAAGCCGTATGCCTTCGTCGAAGTGCTGGCAAGAATCGAGGCGCTCGCGCGGCGGGCGGATCGTAGCAGGATGAGTGAGCGGCTCGAATGCGCGGATCTGGTGCTCGACACGCGGGCGCGGACAGCAAGCCGCGGCGGCCGCGATCTGCGTCTGCAGCACCGCGAATTTCTGTTGCTTGAATGTCTGGCGCGTCGCGAGGGGCAGGTCGTCACGCGCAGCATGCTGCTCGAGGCGGCGTGGAATTACGATTTCGAGCCGCGCGGCAACATTATCGACATGCACATGCATCGGCTGCGGGCGAAGGTGGATCGCGACTTCCCGGTGGCGCTGATTCATACGGTGGTCGGCGCGGGATACGTGCTGAACCCGGCGCCGTGA